In a single window of the Bacillus rossius redtenbacheri isolate Brsri chromosome 8, Brsri_v3, whole genome shotgun sequence genome:
- the LOC134535071 gene encoding ester hydrolase C11orf54 homolog: MAAVIRNPPVQSKALHSPPLDEVASVLSGGLKGNFAEVDVRVVPCPDLTKEPFTLACKGLGGSPRLVEVGGVPYLVPLVQRDRLYDLKDVGSWAEVEPAFVIGAGAGPWPYAGVNCEMMVNMEVAAGRVSNHTRIARVDPGDGSCVQEVLPDSETRCALLANLFCAQGTPGQVLQVICKKRTGADDFVSSIRKTLQSFYKDKAVGLGGTFLLKEGKAKQHVMPDFSTVPLNSDADVENWLRFFNMSAPLIAVGTLVSADPGLDLRVQHFHSFSHHGKGGHYHIDTEPDAAHYLGYFAVAEAVCRVDKPQVTHLIGRD; this comes from the exons ATGGCGGCGGTCATCAGGAACCCTCCGGTGCAGTCCAAGGCGCTGCACTCTCCCCCTCTGGATGAGGTCGCGTCAG TGCTGAGCGGCGGCTTGAAGGGCAACTTCGCGGAAGTGGACGTGAGGGTGGTGCCGTGCCCGGACCTCACCAAGGAGCCCTTCACCCTCGCCTGCAAAG GCCTGGGGGGCAGCCCGCGGCTGGTGGAGGTGGGCGGCGTGCCCTACCTGGTGCCCCTGGTGCAGCGGGACAGACTGTACGACCTCAAGGACGTGGGCTCCTGGGCCGAGGTGGAGCCGGCCTTCGTGATAGGGGCGGGCGCCGGCCCCTGGCCGTACGCGGGCGTCAACTGCGAG ATGATGGTGAACATGGAGGTGGCGGCCGGCAGGGTGAGCAACCACACCAGGATCGCCAGGGTGGACCCAGGGGACGGCAGCTGCGTCCAGGAAGTGCTGCCGGACTCCGAGACGCGCTGCGCCCTGCTGGCCAACTTGTTCTGTGCTCAGGGGACGCCCGGCCAG GTGCTGCAAGTTATTTGCAAGAAGCGTACTGGTGCTGATGACTTTGTTTCAAGCATCAGAAAAACTTTACAAAGCTTCTACAAGGATAAGGCTGTAG GTCTAGGTGGCACATTCCTCTTGAAAGAGGGCAAAGCCAAACAGCATGTGATGCCGGACTTCTCAACCGTGCCCCTTAATTCAGATGCGGACGTTGAGAACTGGCTGCGATTCTTCAACATGTCAGCGCCTCTGATTGCCGTCGGAACTCTAGTTTCTGCCGACCCA GGCCTGGACCTGCGCGTGCAGCACTTCCACAGCTTCAGCCACCACGGCAAGGGCGGTCACTACCACATCGACACAGAGCCCGATGCCGCCCACTACCTCGGCTACTTCGCAGTCGCGGAGGCCGTCTGTCGCGTCGACAAGCCCCAGGTCACGCATCTCATCGGCAGAGACTAG